In Zingiber officinale cultivar Zhangliang chromosome 6A, Zo_v1.1, whole genome shotgun sequence, a single genomic region encodes these proteins:
- the LOC121994375 gene encoding noroxomaritidine synthase 2-like codes for MAAAPWSLGATFGYPEIILALASFFFLLFFNRRRRSSALPINWPFIGMLPALFINLPHLHDYVAHILRHASCTEMFRGPWFLGADLLLTCDPDNVNHIFSANFDNYPKGNQFREVFDIMGHSLFSVDGDSWKFQRKIANALLGYRSSFRAYVIGATREKAEKALVPLLLRKSECGEPMELQEIFTRLTFDVTCLMVFGDDPGSLSPNFPDISFSTAIDDAWEALFFRHAVPKSWWKVMKWFNVGTEKKMANARKVIDQNISQRISQKRQELNAKISKADVLASYMEVVESVKDKLEDTDKFLRDNVLFLMIAGRDAFSISLSWFFFLLHNNPKAKTKLLQELRLCRSSENKSTTFSAEELSGMVYLHGAVCETLRIFPPVPFEEKTALKEDVLPSGARVAAGQRVLVSVYAMGRVEAVWGEDCMDFKPERWITEEGKVRYVPAYKFMAFNCGPRICLGKDLGLMQIKTVVAAVLWNFEVEVLDAARVEPKNSAMIRMKNGMMVTIKKRTHSIE; via the coding sequence ATGGCAGCAGCGCCATGGTCGCTCGGTGCCACCTTTGGCTACCCTGAGATCATTTTGGCActtgcctccttcttcttcttattgttTTTTAACCGCCGCCGGCGATCGTCTGCCTTGCCGATAAACTGGCCCTTCATCGGGATGCTCCCCGCCTTATTCATCAATCTCCCACACCTCCACGACTACGTTGCCCACATCCTCCGCCACGCCAGTTGCACCGAGATGTTCCGGGGGCCTTGGTTCCTGGGGGCCGACCTGCTGCTGACCTGCGACCCCGATAACGTCAACCACATTTTCAGCGCCAATTTCGACAACTACCCCAAGGGAAACCAGTTCCGGGAGGTCTTCGACATCATGGGTCACTCCCTCTTCAGCGTCGACGGCGACTCGTGGAAGTTCCAGCGCAAGATCGCCAACGCCTTGCTCGGCTACCGTAGTAGCTTCCGGGCCTACGTCATCGGTGCCACCAGGGAAAAGGCGGAGAAGGCACTCGTCCCTCTTCTGCTCCGCAAGAGCGAGTGCGGTGAGCCAATGGAGCTTCAAGAGATATTCACTAGGCTCACCTTCGATGTCACCTGCCTCATGGTCTTCGGCGACGACCCGGGAAGCCTCTCGCCCAATTTTCCAGACATTTCCTTCTCTACGGCCATCGACGACGCGTGGGAGGCGCTGTTCTTCCGCCACGCCGTGCCCAAGAGCTGGTGGAAGGTGATGAAGTGGTTCAACGTCGGCACCGAGAAGAAAATGGCCAATGCCAGGAAAGTCATCGACCAGAACATAAGCCAAAGAATTTCGCAAAAGAGGCAGGAACTTAACGCCAAGATCTCCAAGGCCGATGTACTCGCCTCCTACATGGAGGTGGTGGAGAGTGTCAAAGATAAACTGGAAGACACCGACAAGTTTTTGCGTGACAACGTTCTCTTCTTGATGATTGCAGGGAGAGATGCCTTCTCCATCAGCCTCTCttggttcttcttccttctccacaaCAACCCGAAGGCGAAGACGAAGCTACTGCAGGAGCTGCGGCTTTGCCGGTCCAGCGAGAACAAGTCGACGACGTTCAGTGCCGAGGAGCTGAGCGGAATGGTTTACCTCCACGGGGCGGTGTGCGAGACTCTGCGCATATTCCCGCCGGTGCCGTTCGAAGAGAAGACGGCGCTGAAGGAGGACGTGCTGCCGAGCGGTGCGAGGGTGGCTGCTGGGCAGAGGGTATTGGTGAGCGTGTACGCGATGGGGAGGGTGGAGGCGGTGTGGGGGGAGGACTGCATGGACTTCAAGCCGGAGAGGTGGATAACGGAGGAGGGGAAGGTGAGATACGTGCCGGCGTACAAGTTCATGGCCTTCAACTGCGGGCCCAGAATTTGCTTGGGGAAGGACCTGGGCTTGATGCAGATCAAAACGGTGGTCGCCGCCGTGCTGTGGAACTTTGAGGTGGAAGTGCTGGACGCCGCCCGAGTGGAGCCGAAGAACTCGGCCATGATTCGGATGAAGAACGGAATGATGGTCACCATCAAGAAAAGAACTCATTCAATAGAATAG